The Anaerolineae bacterium DNA segment CCAACTTACCGCCGGGGGCCAATGCCGAAGATAGAAGCCGGGAGATGAATACCAGCGGCCTCGATTTTGTCCATAAATTTCGGACGCAACCCCGTGGGGCGCAGGCGTCCGTGCACCTTGCCATCTCGATAACCCGCATTTTCGAAGACAAACAAGTCGGTCATGGTGATCACATCCCCTTCCATGCCCGACACCTCGGTAATGGCGACCACCTTGCGCGAGCCATCGCGCATCCGCTCCTGATGGACGACCAAATCGATAGCCGAGGCAATTTGCTCACGAATGGCCCTCACAGGCAACTCCATGCCGGCCATAAGGGACATTGTTTCAATACGGGCCAGCGTGTCGCGGGGACTGTTCGAGTGCACCGTGGTCATGGAGCCTTCATGGCCCGTGTTCATGGCCTGCAACATGTCCAGCGCCTCGCCACCGCGCACCTCACCGACGATGATGCGGTCGGGGCGCATCCGCAGGGCGTTGATCACCAAATCGCGGATGGTCACCTCGCCCTTGCCTTCGATGTTAGGCGGGCGCGATTCCAAAGGCACCACATGCTCCTGACGCAACTGCAACTCGGCCGCGTTTTCGATGGTGATGATCCGCTCGTCCCCGGGAATGAAGCCAGAGAGAATGTTCAGCAGGGTGGTTTTACCGGAGCCTGTACCGCCGGAGATCACAACGTTCAAGCGGGCCACCACACAGGCGCGGAGGAACTCGATGGCCTCAGGGGTGATAGAGCCAAAACGAATCAGGTCCTGCACGGTAAGCGGCGTCTTGAAGAACTTACGGATGGTCAATACAGGGCCGATCAACGAAATCGGCGGAATGACCGCGTTCACACGGGAGCCATCGGGCAAACGGGCGTCCACATACGGGTTGGACTCGTCGATGCGCCGGCCCAGAGGGGCCACGATGCGTTCGATGATGCGCATGACATGGTCATCGCTCTCGAACGAGACCGGCGCCCGCTCGATCTTTCCGCTGCGCTCCACATACACATTCTTGGCCCCGTTGACCATAATTTCGGTGATGGTGTCGTCCTCCAGCAGGGGTTGCAAGGGGCCAAAGCCCAAAATCTCGGCCACGATGGCCTCAAAAAGGCGCTGCTTTTCCACCCGCGATAAAATCACGGCCTCTTCTTGCAAAATCTGCTCGAACAGTTCGTGGATGACACGTCGGACCTCCTGAGTGCGACTGAGATCCAGAGAGGGGTCCATCTCAGCAATCAGCCGGTTCTGCATCCGGGCCTTGAGGTCGCGGTAGGCATCGGTCTGGGTCACCCCTTTGGGGAGGGTCGTCCGGCGCGTTTGCAAATTGCCCAGCCGTGGGTTGACAGAGCGCTCGGCGGGCCCGGTCGTTTCAGGACGCTCTTCCCTACGCCGCTGCCCGCTTCCCTGCTCAATACGCTTCAACAAGGACATGCTTCATCCTCCTTACCCGGCCTCGACCGTCTGCGCCAGTTGCCGCCGCACCGCCCGCGCCAGTTCCATCACGCCCAAAGCTGCTTTCCCACCCACTTTCACCAGGGGCAAGCCCCGCTGAATGGCCCGCCAGGCGGCCTTCAAATCCTCGGGGATGACCGCGGTCACCGACATCTTCAAGTGGTCCGCCACACGCTCTGGGCTCACATTGATCCGTTTGTCGTAGCGCGTCATGGCCAGCATCACCCGCTCCAGAGGCCATTCCATCTTGTGCAAAAGTTCCAGGAAAAGGGCCGCATCCTTGATGGACATCAGGTCCTGAGCCACCAGGAGCACAATCACATCGCTGTGCTCCAACGCCGCCAGGGTAAACTCGTCCAGGGCCGACGCCGTGTCAACGACAATGTAATCGTGGCTGTAGCGCAAAAAGTCGATGATATGCACCAGTTGCTCTGCGTTCAACTGCTCGGCATCCTCTGGGCGCACTGGCGCGGCCAGGATGCGCAGCCCCGTGGACTCGTGCTTCAACAACACCTGGTTGACGATCTCCTGGTCCAGTGCGTCGGCGCGCGGCGCCAGGTCTAAAATGGAATGCTTGCCATGCTGATTGAGGAACAGGGCCACATCCCCAAACTGAAGTTTCGCATCCATGACCACGGTGGGCGTGTCGTCGGCGCTCAACGCGGCCGCCAGGGAGACAGCCACGGTGGTACAACCAATGCCGCCTTTGGGCGCATAGACGGTGATCACCTTCCCCCTTGGAACACTCCCGCTGGTCAGGGTCTCCGGGGAGAGCCCCCCGGTGCTGGGGAGGGCCATCTGTTTTTCACGCTCTTCCTGGGCCAACTTCCCTGCACGCCGAACGGCACCGATGAATTCGTCGATAACCGGCGGTTTGGTCAA contains these protein-coding regions:
- a CDS encoding CpaF family protein, with amino-acid sequence MSLLKRIEQGSGQRRREERPETTGPAERSVNPRLGNLQTRRTTLPKGVTQTDAYRDLKARMQNRLIAEMDPSLDLSRTQEVRRVIHELFEQILQEEAVILSRVEKQRLFEAIVAEILGFGPLQPLLEDDTITEIMVNGAKNVYVERSGKIERAPVSFESDDHVMRIIERIVAPLGRRIDESNPYVDARLPDGSRVNAVIPPISLIGPVLTIRKFFKTPLTVQDLIRFGSITPEAIEFLRACVVARLNVVISGGTGSGKTTLLNILSGFIPGDERIITIENAAELQLRQEHVVPLESRPPNIEGKGEVTIRDLVINALRMRPDRIIVGEVRGGEALDMLQAMNTGHEGSMTTVHSNSPRDTLARIETMSLMAGMELPVRAIREQIASAIDLVVHQERMRDGSRKVVAITEVSGMEGDVITMTDLFVFENAGYRDGKVHGRLRPTGLRPKFMDKIEAAGIHLPASIFGIGPRR
- a CDS encoding response regulator; its protein translation is MTGEPIRVLIVDDIAETRENLKRVLQFEPGIEVVGAASGGREGIQMVTELQPDVVIMDINMPDMDGITATEEIRRRLPFTQIVILSVQGDPSYMRRAMLAGARDFLTKPPVIDEFIGAVRRAGKLAQEEREKQMALPSTGGLSPETLTSGSVPRGKVITVYAPKGGIGCTTVAVSLAAALSADDTPTVVMDAKLQFGDVALFLNQHGKHSILDLAPRADALDQEIVNQVLLKHESTGLRILAAPVRPEDAEQLNAEQLVHIIDFLRYSHDYIVVDTASALDEFTLAALEHSDVIVLLVAQDLMSIKDAALFLELLHKMEWPLERVMLAMTRYDKRINVSPERVADHLKMSVTAVIPEDLKAAWRAIQRGLPLVKVGGKAALGVMELARAVRRQLAQTVEAG